The DNA window GTCGTTGACTTTCGCGTTGTATAACGGCAAGTTCATCGGGTTGGATTACACCTTTCAGGATGAGATAGCCGTTATCGTTGAAGAATTGAATCTCGTTATCCGTAATTTTTTGCATTTTTAATTGTTCCTTGCGGATTTCTTAATTTTACCTTGCGGGTAAGTGACGTAGGTTAAAACTTTTATGTGCTTCGTATTCGAGACACCCGCGCCGATGTTGCGGGCTTAGGTTTCGATGCTATGCTGTACATGCAATCGCGGCGTGCCACGCTGAAACGAACGCTTGGATTGATGGGTATCGCAACTGTTTGTCCATATGCGTTGCTTTTTTTGCGACGTGCCATGTGGCACTGTTCCCTTTCCAGTCGTCTTGTGAATCGCTGTTGTTGGCGATCAACACGAACGCCGTCCGCCCTAACATAAAGACGTTTGTCCTTTCGTCGATTCTTGCGCCCTTCTGAAATTCCTCGGGTGCCATGAACCGAGTTGAGCCATACAACCGCCCTTGATCGTTTATAAAAGGCGCTGGATGGTAATGGTCGAAATCGTAGAGATGTATCCGCTTTTCCTCAAAGTCATAGATAATACAACCGTCGTAAAAGTCTTCAGCGATAAACCCCTGTCTTTCAATAAGGACGTGAACATCATAGATGACGTTGAGGGCATCAATGATCTCAGTTGCTGGCAACGCACAAAACCTGTCAAGTGGGTGTATTTCATCGGGACGCAGTTCCCTTTCAGGACGTAACCCCTCGCCATCTACCCAATTGTAGACGAGTGTGAATCCATTGGGTGTAGCGAAAGCGTTATGCAATCGAGGGAG is part of the Candidatus Poribacteria bacterium genome and encodes:
- a CDS encoding serine/threonine protein kinase, whose amino-acid sequence is MPTRHPLLEISEIDTHIEAYLNQIGEITYRFPEHDSRCQSFRVVTDNQRWFVKHGNIRQTITWLKQAVRFHAAVQHEALPRLHNAFATPNGFTLVYNWVDGEGLRPERELRPDEIHPLDRFCALPATEIIDALNVIYDVHVLIERQGFIAEDFYDGCIIYDFEEKRIHLYDFDHYHPAPFINDQGRLYGSTRFMAPEEFQKGARIDERTNVFMLGRTAFVLIANNSDSQDDWKGNSATWHVAKKATHMDKQLRYPSIQAFVSAWHAAIACTA